One genomic window of Prochlorococcus sp. MIT 0801 includes the following:
- a CDS encoding DNA-directed RNA polymerase subunit gamma, producing the protein MTNSNLRTENHFDYVKIKLASPERVMEWGQRTLPNGQVVGEVTKPETINYRTLKPEMDGLFCEKIFGPSKDWECHCGKYKRVRHRGIVCERCGVEVTESRVRRHRMGFIKLAAPVSHVWYLKGIPSYVAILLDMPLRDVEQIVYFNCYVVLDIGDSKDLKYKQLLTEDEWLEIEDEIYAEDSTIQNEPIVGIGAEALKQLLEDLNLKEVAEQLREEIATSKGQKRAKLIKRLRVIDNFIATSASPEWMVLDAIPVIPPDLRPMVQLDGGRFATSDLNDLYRRVINRNNRLARLQEILAPEIIVRNEKRMLQEAVDALIDNGRRGRTVVGANNRPLKSLSDIIEGKQGRFRQNLLGKRVDYSGRSVIVVGPKLKMHQCGLPKEMAIELFQPFVIHRLIRQNIVNNIKAAKKLIQKADDEVMQVLQEVIDGHPILLNRAPTLHRLGIQAFEPKLVAGRAIQLHPLVCPAFNADFDGDQMAVHVPLAIEAQTEARMLMLASNNILSPATGDPIVTPSQDMVLGSYYLTAIQPQANQPKFGDYSNTFASLEDVLQALEDKRIDLHDWVWVRFPGEIEDDEELQKPRKSETLKDGTRIEEWTYRRDRLDEDGSLISRYILTTVGRVVMNHTIIDAVAATS; encoded by the coding sequence ATGACTAATAGCAATCTACGTACGGAAAATCATTTTGATTATGTAAAAATAAAATTAGCCTCGCCTGAAAGAGTAATGGAGTGGGGACAAAGAACTTTGCCTAATGGTCAGGTCGTAGGGGAAGTAACTAAGCCAGAAACAATAAATTATCGAACACTTAAGCCTGAAATGGATGGATTGTTTTGTGAAAAGATTTTTGGTCCGTCAAAGGACTGGGAATGTCATTGTGGGAAATATAAGAGGGTTAGACATCGTGGAATTGTTTGTGAGAGGTGCGGTGTTGAAGTAACAGAAAGTCGGGTAAGGAGACATAGAATGGGATTTATTAAATTAGCGGCTCCAGTATCACATGTTTGGTATTTAAAAGGCATTCCTAGCTATGTAGCTATTTTGTTAGATATGCCTCTCAGAGATGTTGAGCAAATTGTTTACTTTAATTGTTATGTCGTGTTAGATATTGGAGATAGTAAAGATCTAAAATATAAGCAGCTACTTACAGAAGATGAATGGCTTGAGATTGAAGACGAAATTTATGCTGAAGATTCAACTATTCAGAATGAACCGATAGTTGGCATAGGTGCAGAGGCCTTAAAGCAATTACTTGAAGATTTAAATTTAAAAGAAGTTGCTGAGCAATTACGAGAAGAAATTGCTACGAGCAAAGGTCAAAAAAGGGCTAAGCTTATAAAAAGACTAAGAGTAATAGATAACTTTATTGCTACAAGTGCAAGCCCAGAATGGATGGTGTTAGATGCGATACCTGTAATACCGCCTGATTTGAGGCCTATGGTGCAATTAGATGGGGGTAGATTCGCTACCTCAGATTTAAATGACTTATACAGAAGAGTAATCAACAGGAACAACCGTCTAGCTCGTCTTCAGGAAATACTAGCTCCAGAAATAATAGTCAGAAATGAAAAAAGGATGCTTCAAGAGGCTGTAGATGCGCTTATTGATAATGGTAGAAGGGGAAGAACTGTTGTTGGCGCAAATAATCGACCCTTGAAATCGTTAAGCGATATTATCGAGGGTAAGCAAGGTAGATTTAGGCAGAATTTGCTTGGGAAAAGAGTTGATTATTCAGGTCGCTCGGTAATAGTAGTTGGCCCCAAGTTGAAAATGCATCAATGTGGATTGCCAAAGGAAATGGCGATAGAGCTTTTTCAGCCTTTTGTAATTCATCGATTGATTCGCCAGAATATTGTCAATAACATCAAAGCTGCAAAAAAATTAATACAGAAAGCAGATGATGAAGTAATGCAGGTATTACAGGAAGTCATAGATGGTCATCCTATCCTGCTCAATCGTGCTCCTACTTTGCACCGATTAGGTATCCAAGCTTTTGAGCCTAAATTAGTTGCTGGACGAGCTATACAACTACATCCATTAGTATGCCCAGCTTTTAATGCTGATTTTGATGGAGATCAAATGGCTGTTCATGTGCCTTTAGCAATTGAGGCGCAAACAGAGGCAAGGATGTTAATGCTAGCTAGTAATAATATTCTTTCCCCTGCAACTGGGGATCCAATAGTTACCCCATCCCAAGATATGGTCTTGGGGTCTTACTACCTAACTGCAATTCAGCCTCAAGCAAATCAGCCGAAGTTCGGAGATTATTCAAATACCTTTGCCTCACTTGAAGATGTTTTACAAGCTCTTGAAGATAAAAGAATAGATTTACATGATTGGGTTTGGGTTCGATTCCCTGGTGAGATTGAGGACGACGAAGAGCTTCAGAAACCTCGAAAGTCAGAGACTTTGAAAGATGGGACTCGTATTGAGGAATGGACATATCGACGCGACCGATTAGATGAAGATGGAAGTTTAATTAGCCGTTATATATTGACTACAGTTGGCCGAGTCGTAATGAACCATACAATTATTGATGCTGTAGCAGCCACCTCATAA
- the rpoB gene encoding DNA-directed RNA polymerase subunit beta, whose product MSRSAIQVAKAATYLPDLVEVQRSSFKWFLDKGLIEELDNFSPITDYTGKLELHFIGAEYKLKRPRHDVEEAKRRDATFASQMYVTCRLVNKETGEIKEQEVFIGELPLMTERGTFIINGAERVIVNQIVRSPGVYFKDEQDKNGRRTYNASVIPNRGAWLKFETDKNDLLHVRVDKTRKINAHVLMRAMGLSDNDVIDKLRHPEFYKKSIDAANEEGISSEDQALLELYKKLRPGEPPSVSGGQQLLQTRFFDPKRYDLGRVGRYKINKKLRLTIPDNIRTLTNEDVLSTLDYLINLELDVGGATLDDIDHLGNRRVRSVGELLQNQVRVGLNRLERIIKERMTVGETDSLTPAQLVNPKPLVAAIKEFFGSSQLSQFMDQTNPLAELTHKRRISALGPGGLTRERAGFAVRDIHPSHYGRLCPIETPEGPNAGLINSLATHARVNEYGFIETPFWKVENGRLIKEGDPIYLSADLEDECRVAPGDVATNEDGKIMAELVPVRYRQDFETVSPEQVDYVQLSPVQVISVAASLIPFLEHDDANRALMGSNMQRQAVPLLRPERPLVGTGLETQVARDSGMVPISKVNGSVTYVDANAIVVTDDEGNDHTHYLQKYQRSNQDTCLNHRPIVFNGDPVIVGQVLADGSACEGGEIALGQNVLIAYMPWEGYNYEDAILVSERLVKDDLYTSVHIEKYEIEARQTKLGPEEITREIPNVSEESLGNLDEMGIIRIGAFVESGDILVGKVTPKGESDQPPEEKLLRAIFGEKARDVRDNSLRVPSTERGRVVDVRIYTREQGDELPPGANMVVRVYVAQRRKIQVGDKMAGRHGNKGIISRILPREDMPYLPDGTPVDICLNPLGVPSRMNVGQVFELLMGWAASNLDCRVKIVPFDEMYGPEMSNQTVQAYLKEAAKQPGKSWVYNPKDPGKLLLKDGRTGEPFDQPVAVGYAHFLKLVHLVDDKIHARSTGPYSLVTQQPLGGKAQQGGQRLGEMEVWALEAYGAAYTLQELLTVKSDDMQGRNEALNSIVKGKPIPRPGTPESFKVLMRELQSLGLDIGVYTDDGKEVDLMQDVNPRRSTPSRPTYESLGKEYEE is encoded by the coding sequence ATGAGCAGAAGCGCGATTCAGGTGGCCAAAGCAGCTACATATCTGCCTGATCTGGTTGAGGTGCAAAGATCAAGTTTTAAGTGGTTTTTGGATAAAGGCTTGATAGAAGAATTGGACAATTTCTCTCCCATTACGGACTATACAGGCAAACTTGAGTTGCATTTTATAGGGGCAGAATATAAGCTTAAGCGTCCTAGACATGATGTAGAGGAAGCAAAAAGAAGAGATGCAACATTTGCTTCACAAATGTATGTCACCTGTCGTTTAGTTAATAAAGAAACCGGAGAGATTAAAGAACAAGAAGTTTTTATAGGTGAATTACCTTTAATGACTGAACGTGGAACTTTTATTATTAATGGCGCTGAAAGAGTAATAGTTAATCAAATAGTTCGAAGTCCAGGAGTTTATTTCAAAGATGAGCAAGATAAAAATGGTAGAAGAACTTACAATGCAAGCGTTATTCCTAATCGTGGAGCATGGTTAAAGTTTGAAACAGATAAAAACGATTTGCTGCATGTTCGCGTAGATAAAACACGAAAAATCAATGCTCATGTCTTAATGAGGGCAATGGGTTTATCAGATAATGATGTCATAGATAAATTAAGACATCCTGAATTTTATAAAAAGTCAATAGATGCAGCAAATGAGGAAGGTATAAGTTCAGAAGACCAAGCATTGCTAGAGCTTTATAAAAAGTTAAGGCCAGGCGAGCCACCTTCTGTAAGTGGTGGTCAACAGCTACTTCAGACAAGATTTTTTGATCCAAAAAGATATGATTTAGGAAGAGTTGGTAGATATAAAATAAATAAGAAATTACGCTTAACTATTCCTGACAATATAAGAACACTTACAAACGAAGATGTTCTTTCTACTTTAGATTATTTAATCAATTTAGAATTAGATGTTGGTGGAGCAACTTTAGATGATATTGATCATTTGGGTAATAGAAGAGTTAGGTCAGTCGGTGAACTTCTACAAAATCAAGTTCGAGTTGGTTTGAATAGACTTGAAAGGATAATTAAAGAGAGGATGACCGTTGGGGAAACAGATTCACTAACACCTGCGCAATTGGTAAATCCAAAACCTTTAGTGGCAGCAATAAAAGAATTTTTTGGTTCAAGTCAATTAAGCCAATTTATGGATCAAACCAATCCATTAGCTGAATTAACGCATAAAAGACGTATCTCTGCTCTGGGGCCAGGAGGTTTAACTCGTGAAAGAGCTGGCTTTGCCGTTCGGGATATTCATCCATCTCACTACGGAAGACTTTGCCCGATTGAAACACCTGAAGGACCAAATGCAGGTTTGATTAATTCGTTAGCAACTCACGCACGAGTAAATGAATACGGTTTTATTGAGACACCATTTTGGAAGGTAGAAAATGGTCGATTAATCAAGGAAGGTGACCCTATTTATCTTTCTGCAGATTTAGAAGATGAATGTAGGGTTGCTCCAGGTGATGTGGCTACAAACGAAGATGGAAAAATAATGGCAGAACTTGTTCCAGTTAGGTACCGACAAGATTTTGAAACGGTTTCTCCTGAACAAGTTGATTATGTCCAATTATCTCCTGTACAGGTTATTTCTGTAGCGGCATCCTTAATACCATTTTTGGAACACGATGATGCTAATAGAGCTTTAATGGGTTCAAATATGCAAAGACAAGCAGTTCCTCTTTTGCGTCCAGAAAGGCCTTTGGTTGGGACTGGTTTAGAGACTCAAGTTGCTAGAGACTCTGGAATGGTTCCAATTTCAAAAGTAAATGGATCTGTGACTTATGTTGACGCGAATGCAATTGTCGTTACTGATGACGAAGGAAATGATCACACTCATTACTTGCAAAAATATCAGAGATCTAATCAAGATACTTGTTTAAACCATAGGCCTATAGTTTTTAATGGTGACCCAGTGATTGTGGGGCAAGTTTTGGCTGATGGTTCGGCATGTGAGGGAGGGGAAATAGCTCTTGGTCAAAATGTATTAATTGCATACATGCCATGGGAAGGTTACAACTATGAAGATGCAATTCTTGTTAGTGAAAGGTTAGTTAAAGATGATCTATATACTTCTGTCCATATAGAAAAATACGAAATAGAAGCTCGTCAAACCAAGCTAGGTCCAGAAGAAATAACAAGAGAAATCCCAAATGTCTCAGAAGAAAGTCTTGGGAATTTGGATGAAATGGGAATAATACGAATAGGGGCTTTCGTTGAGAGTGGTGACATACTTGTTGGAAAAGTAACCCCTAAAGGAGAATCAGATCAGCCGCCTGAGGAAAAACTTTTAAGAGCTATTTTTGGAGAAAAAGCTAGAGATGTAAGAGATAACTCTCTACGAGTTCCCTCAACTGAAAGAGGACGAGTAGTTGATGTGAGAATTTATACAAGAGAGCAAGGTGATGAGCTGCCACCTGGCGCAAATATGGTTGTAAGAGTCTATGTGGCGCAACGCAGAAAAATCCAAGTTGGCGATAAAATGGCAGGCAGGCATGGCAACAAGGGCATTATAAGCAGAATACTGCCAAGAGAAGATATGCCTTATCTTCCTGATGGCACACCTGTAGACATATGCCTCAATCCTCTTGGCGTCCCAAGCAGAATGAATGTTGGTCAAGTCTTTGAGCTCCTTATGGGTTGGGCTGCCTCGAACTTGGATTGCAGAGTTAAAATTGTCCCATTTGATGAGATGTATGGACCAGAAATGTCTAATCAGACTGTACAAGCCTATTTAAAAGAGGCTGCAAAGCAGCCAGGCAAATCATGGGTATATAACCCTAAGGACCCTGGCAAATTACTCCTTAAGGATGGTCGAACCGGTGAGCCTTTTGATCAACCAGTTGCCGTTGGCTACGCTCACTTCCTAAAACTTGTGCACCTAGTCGATGATAAAATTCATGCTCGATCTACAGGTCCATATTCTTTAGTTACTCAACAACCTCTTGGTGGAAAGGCTCAACAAGGTGGACAGAGGCTTGGGGAAATGGAGGTGTGGGCACTTGAAGCTTATGGGGCAGCATATACTTTGCAAGAACTGTTAACTGTAAAATCTGATGACATGCAAGGTCGGAATGAGGCTCTCAATTCGATTGTTAAAGGCAAGCCAATTCCAAGGCCTGGGACTCCAGAGTCTTTCAAAGTTTTAATGAGAGAACTTCAGTCCTTGGGATTAGATATTGGAGTTTATACAGATGATGGAAAAGAAGTTGATCTAATGCAAGATGTCAATCCTCGTAGAAGCACGCCAAGTAGACCTACTTATGAATCATTAGGGAAAGAATATGAGGAGTAA
- a CDS encoding TatD family hydrolase codes for MSDSKSSIIDSHCHIVFSNFNEDREKVAERWRKQGVKALLHACVEPSEIPAIRSMADQFQEMRYSVGVHPLDVHHWGPDTASVLKKAALDDSRVVAIGELGLDLFKAENLSEQLSVLMPQLNLAFELDLPVIVHCRDASKAMLEVFSKLSKADRCPKGVMHCWSGNVKEMREFLDLGFYISFSGNVTFKNAFDIHECAKEVPQSRFLVETDSPFLSPVPHRGKRNEPSFVKHVVDKISEIRGESFSEIAEKTTQNARELFALP; via the coding sequence TTGAGCGATTCCAAAAGTTCAATAATTGATAGCCACTGTCATATCGTATTTTCTAACTTCAATGAAGATAGAGAAAAAGTTGCCGAAAGATGGAGAAAACAAGGAGTTAAAGCCTTATTACACGCCTGTGTAGAGCCCTCTGAAATCCCTGCTATTAGATCAATGGCTGATCAATTTCAGGAAATGAGATATTCCGTAGGAGTACATCCTTTAGATGTACATCATTGGGGACCAGATACCGCAAGTGTTTTAAAAAAAGCAGCTCTTGATGACAGTCGAGTTGTTGCAATAGGAGAATTGGGACTTGATCTTTTCAAGGCAGAGAACTTGAGCGAGCAACTTTCAGTTTTAATGCCGCAATTAAACTTAGCTTTTGAATTAGATTTGCCAGTCATTGTTCATTGCAGAGATGCCTCAAAAGCAATGTTAGAAGTTTTTTCTAAGCTTTCTAAAGCTGACCGCTGTCCAAAAGGTGTAATGCATTGTTGGAGCGGCAATGTTAAAGAGATGAGAGAGTTCCTTGATCTTGGCTTTTACATAAGTTTCAGTGGAAATGTAACTTTCAAAAACGCTTTTGATATTCATGAATGCGCCAAAGAAGTTCCGCAAAGTAGATTTCTAGTAGAAACAGATAGTCCTTTCTTGTCACCTGTCCCTCATAGAGGAAAAAGGAATGAGCCGTCTTTCGTAAAGCATGTGGTAGATAAAATATCAGAGATTAGGGGTGAAAGCTTTTCTGAAATTGCTGAAAAGACCACTCAAAACGCAAGGGAATTGTTTGCGTTGCCTTAA
- the rpsT gene encoding 30S ribosomal protein S20 produces MANTNSAKKRIQIAERNRLENKNYKSTVRTLMKRCFVACGIFEKEPGDESKADLQKTFNLAFSKIDKAVKKGVLHKNTGANQKSRLSVALKKVLKEVV; encoded by the coding sequence GTGGCAAATACCAACTCAGCTAAAAAGCGAATTCAAATTGCGGAACGCAACCGCCTTGAAAACAAAAATTACAAATCTACAGTGCGCACGTTAATGAAGCGATGCTTTGTGGCTTGTGGAATATTTGAAAAAGAGCCTGGCGATGAATCCAAAGCAGATCTTCAAAAAACATTTAATTTAGCCTTTAGCAAAATCGATAAAGCTGTTAAAAAAGGTGTTTTGCATAAAAACACTGGAGCTAATCAGAAATCCAGACTTAGCGTTGCGCTTAAGAAAGTTTTGAAAGAAGTTGTTTGA
- the hisD gene encoding histidinol dehydrogenase encodes MTQIINKDEIQETPSKRLTIKTANNIDQAQLELKIITDRTSGKVQDKAIKVVDDILKNISERGDEALKEYTSRFDGFLAEKFQVPSKLILKAWEETPKDLQDSLLLAKKRIEKFHSLQLPRNISYTGPHGESLGRRWSPVEKAGIYIPGGRAAYPSTVLMNAIPAFVAGVNQIIMVSPANSKGDLNQTVLAAAHITGINKVFRIGGAQAIGALASGTQSIPKVDVITGPGNIYVTLAKKKVYGKVGIDSLAGPSEILIIADQSAKLEHVASDMLAQSEHDPLASAILITTNKELAEKLPSEIERQLINHPRLKICQESISKWGLIVICDSLETCAKLSNTFAPEHLELLVEDPKELSKSINNAGAIFMGPWSPEAIGDYLGGPNHTLPTSGTARFAGALGVETFMKNTSIIDFSREAFNENKNAVVHLANSEGLHSHAESIRIRDSKSC; translated from the coding sequence ATGACACAAATAATTAATAAAGATGAGATTCAAGAGACCCCTTCAAAAAGATTGACTATAAAAACGGCTAATAATATTGATCAGGCTCAGCTTGAGCTCAAGATAATTACTGATAGAACATCTGGCAAAGTTCAAGATAAAGCAATAAAAGTAGTTGACGATATTCTTAAAAACATTAGTGAAAGAGGGGATGAAGCTCTTAAAGAATACACCTCTCGCTTTGATGGATTTCTAGCTGAAAAATTTCAAGTTCCATCAAAATTAATACTGAAAGCTTGGGAAGAGACTCCCAAGGATTTACAAGATTCACTTTTATTGGCAAAAAAAAGAATTGAAAAATTTCATAGTCTTCAATTACCAAGAAATATCAGTTATACTGGTCCCCATGGTGAATCATTAGGACGGAGATGGAGTCCTGTTGAAAAAGCGGGAATATATATTCCTGGCGGAAGGGCCGCCTATCCAAGCACTGTTTTAATGAATGCGATTCCTGCTTTTGTTGCAGGAGTAAATCAAATCATCATGGTCTCGCCAGCTAACTCAAAAGGGGACTTAAACCAAACCGTTCTAGCTGCGGCTCATATTACTGGAATAAACAAAGTTTTTCGTATTGGAGGCGCTCAGGCCATTGGAGCGCTTGCTAGTGGGACTCAATCAATTCCAAAAGTAGATGTAATTACTGGACCAGGTAATATTTATGTAACTTTGGCAAAGAAAAAAGTTTATGGAAAGGTAGGAATTGATTCACTGGCTGGTCCAAGTGAGATCCTAATAATCGCTGACCAATCAGCCAAATTGGAACATGTTGCTTCTGATATGTTAGCTCAATCTGAACATGACCCTTTAGCTTCGGCAATACTAATCACTACTAATAAAGAATTAGCAGAAAAATTACCTTCAGAAATTGAACGCCAATTAATTAATCATCCAAGATTAAAAATATGCCAAGAATCAATCTCTAAGTGGGGTTTAATAGTCATTTGTGATAGTTTAGAGACTTGCGCAAAATTAAGCAATACATTTGCTCCAGAACATCTTGAATTACTTGTAGAGGACCCAAAAGAATTATCTAAAAGCATCAATAATGCTGGAGCAATATTCATGGGACCATGGAGCCCAGAAGCTATTGGAGATTATCTTGGGGGGCCAAATCACACTCTTCCTACCTCAGGGACTGCAAGGTTTGCTGGTGCTCTTGGAGTAGAAACTTTTATGAAAAATACTTCAATTATTGATTTTTCAAGAGAAGCTTTTAATGAAAATAAAAATGCAGTTGTGCATTTAGCTAATAGCGAGGGATTGCATAGTCACGCAGAATCGATACGAATTAGAGATTCTAAATCTTGTTAA
- the rpiA gene encoding ribose-5-phosphate isomerase RpiA, giving the protein MDLQNQMKQAVALAAVDQIENGMILGLGSGSTAALMIEALAVKIKSGEIKDVVGVTTSFQGEVLASELGIPLKSLSSVSEIDLAIDGADEVDPKFQLIKGGGACHVQEKLVAALARKFIVVVDSTKLVDKLNLDFKLPVEVLPSAWKQVQKTLEDLGGEGYLRMAQKKAGPIVTDQGNLILDLSFSNGIDQPELLESQINNIPGVLENGLFVNLTDQVLVGKVENDAVGVESLNKI; this is encoded by the coding sequence ATGGATCTCCAAAATCAAATGAAACAAGCAGTTGCTCTAGCTGCTGTAGATCAAATTGAAAACGGGATGATTCTTGGCCTTGGCTCTGGTTCTACAGCAGCTTTAATGATTGAAGCATTGGCTGTGAAAATAAAATCAGGAGAAATAAAAGATGTTGTTGGAGTCACTACATCTTTTCAGGGTGAAGTTCTTGCTTCGGAATTAGGCATACCACTGAAATCTCTTTCCTCGGTTTCAGAAATTGACCTTGCAATTGATGGCGCAGATGAAGTGGATCCCAAATTTCAATTAATTAAAGGGGGAGGAGCTTGTCATGTTCAGGAAAAACTAGTGGCTGCTTTGGCCAGAAAATTTATAGTTGTGGTTGACTCCACAAAACTTGTTGACAAATTAAACCTTGATTTCAAATTGCCAGTAGAGGTTCTTCCTTCTGCTTGGAAACAAGTCCAAAAAACATTAGAAGATCTTGGAGGAGAAGGGTATCTAAGAATGGCCCAGAAGAAAGCTGGACCTATAGTTACTGATCAGGGAAACTTGATACTTGATTTATCTTTTAGTAATGGTATTGACCAACCTGAACTATTGGAGAGTCAAATTAACAACATTCCAGGTGTTCTTGAAAATGGACTTTTTGTTAACCTGACAGATCAAGTATTAGTTGGGAAAGTAGAAAATGACGCAGTGGGTGTTGAATCACTTAACAAGATTTAG
- a CDS encoding trypsin-like peptidase domain-containing protein, whose product MVSFRKLEIIRIFKSKLFLFSVLFCFLLGPKSVFALEDFQASESHSFVANVASMVSPSVVRIDIEREIPTDEFESDLLDPLLRDLLGDLGTFPKKERGQGSGVIIDSSGLILTNAHVVEKVDRVIITLQNGNQVDGTVVGTDQVTDLALVKIKEFPGLVSAKLGDSEDIHVGDWAIALGTPYGLESTVTLGIVSSLHRDINTLGFSDKRLDLIQTDAAINPGNSGGPLISSNGEVIGINTLVRSGPGAGLGFAIPINLASKVTNQLLANGEVIHPYLGAQLVLLNERIAKEHNQDPNALIFLPERSGALVQSVIPQSPAEEGGLRRGDLVINAGGTEINDPGSLLMEVENAQIGKPFELEVVRNNKEINLSIKPAPLPGIS is encoded by the coding sequence ATGGTGAGTTTTAGAAAGTTAGAAATCATTAGGATATTTAAGAGTAAATTGTTCCTTTTCTCAGTCCTTTTTTGCTTTTTGTTGGGGCCAAAATCAGTATTTGCTTTAGAAGATTTTCAAGCAAGTGAATCTCATAGTTTTGTTGCTAACGTTGCCAGTATGGTGTCCCCATCGGTTGTAAGGATTGATATTGAAAGAGAGATTCCAACAGATGAATTTGAATCTGATTTGTTAGACCCATTGTTAAGAGATCTTTTAGGCGATTTGGGGACTTTCCCAAAAAAAGAAAGGGGGCAAGGTTCAGGAGTGATAATTGATAGTTCTGGATTAATTCTTACCAACGCTCATGTAGTGGAAAAAGTTGATCGTGTGATAATCACTCTTCAAAATGGAAATCAAGTGGATGGAACAGTTGTTGGAACCGATCAAGTTACTGACTTAGCTTTGGTCAAAATCAAAGAATTTCCTGGCCTAGTCAGCGCAAAATTGGGAGATTCGGAAGATATTCATGTTGGAGACTGGGCAATTGCTCTTGGGACACCTTATGGACTTGAAAGCACTGTCACGCTTGGCATTGTCAGCAGTCTTCATAGAGACATTAATACTCTTGGCTTTTCTGACAAGAGATTGGATTTAATTCAAACTGACGCTGCAATTAATCCAGGTAATTCTGGCGGACCATTAATAAGTTCAAATGGAGAAGTTATTGGAATAAATACTTTGGTCAGATCAGGCCCAGGGGCTGGACTGGGATTCGCAATTCCAATCAATCTTGCATCAAAAGTTACTAATCAATTGCTCGCTAATGGAGAAGTTATTCATCCTTATCTGGGTGCCCAGTTGGTTTTATTAAATGAAAGAATAGCAAAAGAGCATAATCAAGATCCAAACGCATTGATTTTTTTGCCTGAGCGATCAGGAGCACTTGTGCAATCTGTTATCCCTCAAAGTCCAGCAGAGGAGGGAGGCTTAAGACGTGGTGATCTTGTTATTAATGCAGGTGGAACTGAAATTAATGATCCTGGGTCTTTACTTATGGAAGTTGAGAATGCTCAAATAGGGAAGCCATTCGAATTGGAAGTCGTTCGAAATAATAAAGAGATTAATCTTTCTATTAAGCCCGCTCCATTACCTGGAATCAGCTAA
- a CDS encoding ribosome maturation factor RimP has product MSNQTVSELKVLTAKSATNYGFDVTDFKMLTHLNPLSIQLNIRHKNPDKKVSIDDCSMLSQHIDEAIQGSSIIDQPFNLEISSEGIGDFLTDEKDFKTFKGFPIEVTYQDLKKIEQQTNGLLLKRTDNQLHINQKGKTQRIPVEDVIQVRLTTPSG; this is encoded by the coding sequence TTGTCTAATCAAACCGTTTCAGAATTGAAGGTTCTTACAGCGAAATCAGCGACTAATTATGGCTTTGATGTAACTGATTTTAAGATGTTAACTCATCTAAACCCCTTATCAATTCAGCTAAATATCCGACACAAAAATCCTGACAAGAAAGTCTCTATTGATGACTGTTCTATGCTTAGTCAACATATTGATGAAGCTATCCAAGGTTCTTCAATAATTGATCAACCTTTTAATCTTGAAATCAGCAGCGAGGGAATTGGTGATTTTTTAACAGATGAAAAAGATTTTAAAACATTCAAAGGTTTTCCTATTGAAGTTACTTATCAGGATTTAAAAAAAATTGAACAACAAACAAACGGTTTGCTTCTAAAAAGGACAGATAATCAACTTCATATAAATCAAAAGGGGAAAACTCAACGAATTCCGGTTGAAGACGTTATCCAAGTCCGACTCACAACACCCTCCGGTTAA